Proteins found in one Quercus robur chromosome 2, dhQueRobu3.1, whole genome shotgun sequence genomic segment:
- the LOC126713267 gene encoding protein NLP7-like isoform X2 encodes MGTPYLETEKPMEKDDITRFPSPLVGQLPLDNPDGYFVFKERMMQALRHFKDMTEQNVLAQIWAPVKDGSRYVLTTSGQPFLIGTLGNGLHQFRAASVMYKFAVSEDGALGLPGRVFRQKFPEWTPNVQYYSCKEYPRRVHAQCFNVQGSLALPVFEPSGQSCVGVVELIMNSSKINYAPEVDKVCKALEAVNLRSSEILDHPNTQIYNEGRQNALAEILEILAVVCEAHKLPLAQTWVPCENRSVLAHGGALKKSCASLDGSCMGQVCMSTTDVAVYVVDPHMCGFREACIEHHLQKGQGVAGRAFLSHNSCFCGNITQFCKTEYPLVHYTRMFGLTSCFAICLRSTHTGDDDYILEFFLPPSITDLYEQQILLGSLLEMMKQHFQSLKIASGIELEGEVSVEIIQVSTDGIGDSRLESVRITQSIKSPPGPDGLHIVEDMVQLDSSEQQLMVHLNDTNNKGIVASNAGGRLDQFSSLENEDMKKISERRRRKSEKSISLEVLQQYFSGSLKEAAKSLGVCPTTMKRICRQHGISRWPSRKIKKVNRSLSKLQRVIDSVQCAEGTFGLGSLTTSQIPVSVGSHPSSLNRSNKQTSPSFKVSEPQEKNGSSTCKMLDEQAAIGDQLLRGRMLSPQKVIHDQSRSPPEHGKSSNSSKTRSRSCEESAGTPNSQGSCQGSPPNESTLVGHPYVSAINEQCVNVEGSPESPYQLTAAPNISPTNSIPDAFLMTEPQELFGGILIEDSGSSKDLRNLCPSVADAMVDEQVPEFCSTNPPCPSMASNQPIPSLVHKMPHVTARNEMKSVIIKATYGEDIIRFRISLNSDMLELKEEVAKRLKLEVGTFEIKYLDDDHEWILIACDADLQECMDISRSAGSNMIRLLVQDVMPNLGSSWESFGD; translated from the exons ATGG GTACTCCCTATTTAGAGACTGAAAAGCCAATGGAGAAAGATGATATCACGAGGTTTCCTTCTCCACTTGTAGGACAGTTGCCCCTGGATAACCCAGATGGGTATTTTGTATTCAAGGAGAGGATGATGCAAGCTCTTCGGCACTTCAAAGATATGACAGAACAAAATGTTCTAGCTCAGATTTGGGCACCTGTAAAGGATGGGAGTCGGTATGTGCTCACAACTTCAGGGCAACCTTTTCTTATTGGTACACTTGGCAATGGACTTCATCAGTTTAGGGCAGCCTCTGTAATGTATAAATTTGCTGTCAGTGAAGACGGAGCGCTTGGGCTTCCTGGCCGTGTGTTCCGGCAAAAGTTTCCGGAATGGACTCCAAATGTGCAGTATTACTCCTGCAAAGAGTATCCACGTCGTGTTCATGCCCAGTGCTTTAATGTTCAGGGAAGCTTGGCATTGCCTGTGTTTGAGCCTTCTGGCCAGTCCTGTGTTGGTGTAGTTGAGCTCATCATGAACTCATCAAAGATCAACTATGCACCTGAGGTTGATAAAGTGTGTAAAGCACTAGAG GCAGTCAATCTGAGAAGTTCTGAGATATTGGATCATCCAAACACACAG ATTTACAATGAAGGTCGCCAGAATGCACTAGCTGAAATTTTGGAGATATTGGCAGTAGTGTGTGAAGCACACAAATTGCCTTTGGCTCAGACCTGGGTTCCATGTGAGAATCGCAGTGTTCTGGCCCATGGTGGTGCTCTGAAGAAGAGCTGTGCTAGCTTAGATGGTAGTTGCATGGGACAAGTCTGCATGTCTACAACTGATGTGGCAGTCTATGTTGTAGACCCTCACATGTGTGGTTTCCGCGAGGCCTGCATTGAGCATCACTTACAAAAGGGCCAGGGGGTTGCTGGGAGAGCATTTTTATCCCATAACTCATGCTTCTGCGGAAACATTACCCAATTCTGCAAAACTGAGTACCCCTTAGTACACTACACACGTATGTTTGGGTTAACCAGCTGTTTTGCAATCTGCTTACGGAGCACTCATACTGGAGATGATGATTACATTCTAGAATTTTTTCTGCCCCCTAGCATCACAGACTTGTATGAACAACAGATTTTATTGGGCTCCCTATTGGAAATGATGAAGCAGCATTTCCAGAGTCTTAAGATTGCTTCTGGTATTGAACTTGAAGGGGAAGTATCTGTCGAAATTATTCAAGTTTCTACAGACGGGATAGGGGATTCAAGACTTGAATCTGTACGAATAACCCAATCTATAAAATCACCACCTGGTCCTGACGGCTTGCACATTGTGGAAGATATGGTGCAGCTAGATTCATCAGAACAGCAGTTAATGGTTCACTTAAATGACACAAATAATAAAGGGATTGTTGCTAGCAATGCGGGTGGAAGACTTGATCAATTTTCTTCTTTAGAGAATGAAGACATGAAAAAGATTTCAGAGAGGAGACGCAGAAAATCTGAGAAATCAATTAGTCTAGAAGTTCTCCAACAATATTTTTCTGGGAGTCTTAAAGAAGCTGCAAAGAGCCTTGGTG TTTGCCCGACTACAATGAAGCGCATTTGTAGGCAGCATGGAATCTCCCGATGGCCATCTCGCAAGATCAAGAAGGTCAACCGTTCCCTATCTAAGCTACAGCGTGTAATAGATTCTGTTCAATGTGCTGAAGGAACATTTGGTTTAGGTTCTCTCACCACAAGTCAAATACCTGTATCTGTTGGCTCTCATCCTTCCAGTCTGAACAGGTCCAATAAACAAACATCACCAAGCTTTAAAGTCTCTGAACCTCAGGAAAAGAATGGATCATCCACTTGTAAAATGCTTGATGAACAGGCAGCAATTGGTGATCAATTGCTTAGAGGAAGAATGTTGAGTCCACAGAAAGTTATTCATGATCAAAGTAGATCTCCACCAGAGCATGGTAAAAGCTCAAACAGTTCCAAAACGAGGAGCCGTTCATGTGAAGAGAGTGCTGGGACTCCCAATTCCCAAGGTTCATGCCAGGGTAGTCCCCCAAATGAAAGCACACTGGTGGGGCATCCATATGTTTCTGCCATTAATGAGCAATGTGTAAATGTGGAGGGCTCTCCTGAATCGCCATATCAACTCACAGCAGCACCAAATATATCACCTACGAACTCAATACCTGATGCTTTTTTGATGACAGAACCTCAAGAATTATTTGGAGGAATTCTGATTGAGGATTCTGGAAGTTCAAAAGACTTGAGAAATTTGTGTCCTTCAGTAGCAGATGCTATGGTGGATGAACAGGTCCCAGAATTTTGTTCGACAAACCCTCCATGTCCCAGTATGGCTTCCAACCAACCTATTCCTTCTCTTGTTCACAAAATGCCTCATGTTACAGCTAGAAATGAGATGAAGAGTGTGATAATAAAGGCAACATATGGAGAGGATATTATTAGGTTTCGGATCTCTTTGAATTCCGATATGTTGGAATTGAAAGAAGAAGTGGC